The Mycolicibacterium neworleansense sequence ATCGGTGATGAGGCCGTCGACGCCGTCCGCGATCAGCGCCCGCATGGCGGCCGGATCGTTGACGGTCCACGGAGTCACCTTGAGCCCCAGCGCGTGTGCCCGCTGCACGAACTCGCGGTTCACCAGCCGATATTGGGGTGAGAGGGCGCTGGCGCCGATCGACTGCGCGGCGACGATCGGATCATGGGTGACGACCGGATCCACCCCGCCGAGCCACGGCGAGCCGGGTACCCACGTCGTGTCGTCCCACAACGCCACCCGCGGTATCGACGGCTCGGCGCTGCGCACCAACGGCAGTGTGCGCCAGTCGAAGCTCTGGATGTCCACCTTGCCGACCTTGCCCGCCGCCCGCACCGCGGACAGGATCACGCCGACGAATTCCTCTGGGGTGGCTGATGTTTCCGGCTTGTCGGCCTCGATCTTGGTCTCGATGTTGAAGCGGACGTCCGCACGGTAGGCGTCGGTCAGCGCGAACACCTCGGGCAGGGTGGCAATCTTGTTGCCGCGTACCACCTCGGCGTCTGGGAATCCGCTGAGCAACTTGCCGCAGTCGAGGGTGCGGATCTGTTCGAGCGTCAGATCGTGCACCAGCTTGCCGACGTACGGGTACATCGGGTCGCCCGGGAACGCCGGTTCGGTGTCGGCGCATTTGGTCTCGTCGATCCGGGGGTCGTGCCACACCAGGGGTTGCTTGTCCTTGGTGAGCACGATGTCGAGCTCAAGCGTGCTCACCCCAAGCTCCAACGACTTGGCGAAGGCCCGCAGTGACTCCTCGGTGGTCTCGCCGCGTCCGCCGCGGTGGGACTGCAGGTCGAAACCGGCGGGCGCGGCGACGGCCGGCGGGACGGACCCGAACGCGGCGGCCAGAGCGAGCAACAGGATCATCGGAACAGCCGGACGCATGGTCACCAACGCTATCGAGCAAACCGAGTACGGTCAGGGCGGCGTGGCCCGACCGCGCGAATCGTCATCGGATGTTCGACTGGCCGAAAGGATCCACGCGGTTGCTTCTGGCCCTGGTGCTGCTGGCCGTCGTCCTGGTGTTCGCGCTGGCGCGGCCCGAGGGCTGGCCCGAGGCCGTCGTGGCGCTCCCGGCGGCCGGGCTGCTGATCGTCGTCGGCGTCATCTCGCCGGACGATGCCCTGGCCGAGGTGAATCGCCTGCTGCCCGTGGTCGGGTTCCTGGCGGCCGTGCTGGTGCTGGCCCACCTGTGCGACGACGAGGGCCTGTTCCACGCCGCGGGCACGCTGATGGCCCGTGCCAGCCACGGTGATCCGCGCCGGCTGCTGACGAAGGTGTTTGTGATCGGCGCGACGACGACGGCGGTGCTGAGCCTCGATGCCACCGTGGTGCTGCTGACCCCGGTGGTGCTGGCCACCGCCCGCACACTGTCGATCGCGCCGCGACCGCATGCCTATGCCAGCGCGCATCTGGCCAACTCCGCGTCGCTGCTGTTTCCGGTCTCGAACCTGACGAACCTGTTGGCCTTC is a genomic window containing:
- a CDS encoding glycerophosphodiester phosphodiesterase, which translates into the protein MRPAVPMILLLALAAAFGSVPPAVAAPAGFDLQSHRGGRGETTEESLRAFAKSLELGVSTLELDIVLTKDKQPLVWHDPRIDETKCADTEPAFPGDPMYPYVGKLVHDLTLEQIRTLDCGKLLSGFPDAEVVRGNKIATLPEVFALTDAYRADVRFNIETKIEADKPETSATPEEFVGVILSAVRAAGKVGKVDIQSFDWRTLPLVRSAEPSIPRVALWDDTTWVPGSPWLGGVDPVVTHDPIVAAQSIGASALSPQYRLVNREFVQRAHALGLKVTPWTVNDPAAMRALIADGVDGLITDYPTRLRGVLADLGLPLPPAFQRLS